A portion of the Nitrospira sp. genome contains these proteins:
- a CDS encoding P-II family nitrogen regulator: protein MKLVEAIIKPFKLDEVKDALLEIGVQGMTVTEVKGFGRQKGHKETYRGQEYTIEFVPKVKLEVAIQDGQVPRVLETIARAAKTGSIGDGKIFVRDLSAAVRIRTGETGETAL from the coding sequence ATGAAATTGGTTGAAGCGATCATCAAGCCGTTCAAGCTCGATGAGGTCAAGGATGCCCTGTTGGAGATCGGCGTCCAGGGCATGACCGTCACAGAGGTCAAAGGATTCGGACGTCAGAAGGGACACAAAGAAACCTATCGAGGGCAGGAGTACACCATTGAGTTCGTCCCCAAGGTGAAGCTCGAAGTGGCGATACAGGACGGTCAGGTGCCGCGCGTGTTGGAAACGATCGCGCGAGCCGCCAAGACGGGGAGCATCGGCGACGGAAAGATTTTTGTCCGCGATTTGAGCGCGGCCGTTCGCATCAGGACCGGCGAGACCGGCGAAACCGCGTTGTAA
- a CDS encoding response regulator transcription factor: MTIRLLIADDHAILRAGLRMLVEAQSDMRVIAEATDGNETVTRVAEAKPDVVLLDLSMPKSTGLQAIPEIRRRCPRARVLVLSMYEDIAYVRAAFDAGAVGYVLKKAADAELLTAIRTVVGGKKYLCSRSQEVLAQSALGVDLTGADGPPHHSATSLSKREREVLIMVAQGYTNRQIAERLDLSVKSVESYRARVQEKLGLQTRVQLHRYALATGFLRADGLDEPDLPTTP, translated from the coding sequence ATGACCATCCGCCTGCTGATCGCCGATGACCATGCCATTCTCCGCGCCGGGCTGCGCATGTTGGTCGAGGCCCAGTCGGATATGCGCGTGATCGCCGAGGCCACCGACGGAAATGAGACCGTGACAAGGGTCGCCGAGGCGAAGCCGGATGTGGTGTTGCTCGACCTCTCCATGCCGAAGAGCACCGGTCTGCAGGCGATCCCGGAGATCCGGCGACGTTGTCCGCGCGCGCGCGTCCTGGTCCTGTCGATGTACGAAGACATCGCCTATGTGCGCGCCGCCTTCGACGCGGGCGCGGTGGGCTACGTCCTCAAGAAGGCCGCGGATGCCGAGCTGCTCACGGCGATCCGGACCGTTGTCGGGGGGAAGAAATATCTCTGTTCTCGTAGTCAAGAAGTGCTCGCCCAGTCTGCGCTGGGGGTCGACCTCACCGGCGCCGACGGTCCGCCGCATCACAGCGCCACCTCACTCAGCAAGCGCGAACGCGAGGTCTTGATCATGGTCGCGCAGGGTTATACGAATCGACAGATCGCCGAGCGGCTGGACCTGAGCGTCAAGTCCGTCGAAAGCTACCGAGCCCGCGTGCAGGAGAAGCTCGGCCTGCAGACCCGCGTGCAACTCCATCGGTACGCGCTCGCGACCGGTTTTTTGCGAGCGGACGGCCTCGATGAGCCGGATCTGCCGACGACTCCATAG
- a CDS encoding ammonium transporter: MRAVRHVAMSALLVALVGILGPAPIGWAQESPAQSQTSPTATPTQPQTPATSPAAASPAPAPPKIDTGDTAWVLISSALVLAMTAPGLAIFYGGMVRRKNALATMLQSFIILCLISVQWVLWGYSLAFGPDKAHLIGGFEWLGLNGVGLDPNADYAATIPHQAFMVFQLMFAVITPALITGAFAERMKFSAFLVFVLVWATLIYDPLAHWVWAVGGWLRNFGALDFAGGTVVHISSGFAGLACALALGKRHGHGTEPMPPHNLPLTIIGASLLWFGWFGFNAGSAVASGALATSAFVVTNTASAAAALAWMVSEWMYTGKPTALGAASGAVAGLVAITPASGFVGPLPSIVIGIGAGMICYFAVVLKGKFGYDDALDAFGIHGVGGSWGAIATGLFASKAINPAGADGLFFGNPGQVAIQFAAVVVSGVFAFVGTYIILKGIDAVIGIRVTKEEEVNGLDLSQHHEAAYS, encoded by the coding sequence ATGAGAGCTGTGAGACACGTGGCAATGAGCGCGCTCCTGGTTGCCTTGGTCGGCATCCTGGGGCCGGCGCCTATCGGTTGGGCCCAAGAGTCGCCGGCTCAAAGTCAGACCTCGCCGACGGCGACACCAACCCAGCCTCAGACGCCTGCGACTTCCCCCGCGGCTGCGAGTCCGGCGCCGGCTCCTCCGAAGATCGACACGGGGGATACGGCCTGGGTGCTCATCTCATCGGCCCTTGTCTTAGCCATGACGGCGCCGGGCCTGGCGATATTTTACGGCGGCATGGTGCGCAGGAAGAACGCGCTGGCCACCATGCTGCAGTCGTTCATCATCCTCTGTCTCATCAGCGTGCAGTGGGTTCTGTGGGGATACAGTCTCGCCTTCGGGCCTGACAAGGCGCACCTGATCGGAGGCTTCGAGTGGTTAGGGCTGAACGGGGTCGGGCTGGACCCGAATGCCGACTACGCAGCGACGATTCCTCACCAGGCGTTCATGGTGTTTCAGCTCATGTTTGCCGTGATCACGCCGGCCTTGATCACCGGCGCGTTCGCGGAACGAATGAAGTTCAGCGCCTTTTTGGTGTTCGTGCTTGTGTGGGCGACCTTGATCTACGATCCGTTGGCCCACTGGGTCTGGGCGGTCGGAGGGTGGCTGAGAAATTTTGGCGCATTGGATTTTGCCGGAGGCACGGTCGTCCATATCAGCTCGGGATTCGCGGGCTTAGCCTGCGCCTTGGCGTTGGGAAAGCGCCATGGTCACGGGACTGAACCCATGCCGCCGCATAATCTCCCGCTCACGATCATCGGCGCTTCGCTTCTGTGGTTTGGATGGTTCGGATTCAATGCCGGGAGCGCCGTGGCCTCGGGGGCGCTGGCGACGAGCGCCTTCGTGGTGACGAACACGGCCTCCGCTGCGGCGGCCTTGGCGTGGATGGTGTCCGAATGGATGTACACGGGGAAACCCACGGCGTTGGGAGCGGCCAGCGGCGCGGTCGCCGGGTTGGTCGCGATCACACCCGCCTCTGGATTTGTGGGGCCGCTCCCGTCGATCGTCATAGGAATCGGCGCCGGGATGATTTGCTATTTCGCCGTCGTGCTCAAAGGGAAGTTCGGCTACGATGACGCGCTGGATGCCTTCGGCATTCACGGGGTTGGCGGCTCGTGGGGAGCCATCGCCACCGGGCTATTCGCCTCCAAGGCCATCAACCCGGCCGGGGCTGACGGCCTGTTTTTCGGGAATCCGGGTCAGGTCGCCATCCAGTTCGCGGCCGTCGTCGTCTCAGGGGTCTTCGCGTTTGTGGGGACCTATATCATCCTCAAGGGCATCGACGCCGTCATCGGGATCAGAGTCACGAAAGAGGAAGAGGTGAACGGGCTGGATCTCAGTCAGCACCATGAGGCGGCCTATTCATGA
- a CDS encoding response regulator transcription factor, whose translation MSAIRVLLADDHSLMRAGLRALLKSLALVQVVAEAGNGHEAIQLAEQHQPDIVIMDIGMPGLNGLEAAARIVKLSPAPRVMVLSMHANEEYVRRALQAGAAGYLLKGAEPAELELAIQAVMRGETYLTPAVSKLVVQDYLHGGGPKSDSLQELTPRQREILQLVAEGHSSKEIANKLNLSIKTVETHRGELMNRLNIHDIAGLVRYAIRTGLVTPES comes from the coding sequence ATGAGTGCGATTCGCGTGCTCCTGGCGGATGACCATAGCCTGATGAGGGCCGGCCTTCGGGCGCTCTTGAAGAGTCTTGCGCTGGTCCAGGTCGTCGCGGAGGCAGGGAACGGACACGAGGCGATCCAGCTTGCCGAGCAACATCAGCCCGATATTGTGATCATGGATATCGGCATGCCGGGGCTCAATGGCTTAGAGGCCGCGGCGAGAATAGTGAAACTCAGTCCGGCGCCTCGAGTCATGGTCCTCTCGATGCATGCCAATGAAGAATACGTCCGGCGCGCCCTGCAGGCCGGAGCGGCAGGCTATCTGCTCAAGGGCGCGGAGCCGGCCGAGTTAGAGCTGGCCATTCAGGCCGTAATGCGCGGAGAAACCTACCTCACACCGGCCGTGTCGAAGCTGGTCGTCCAAGACTATCTCCATGGCGGGGGACCGAAGTCCGATTCGCTCCAGGAGCTTACCCCACGCCAACGGGAAATCCTGCAACTCGTTGCGGAGGGCCATTCGAGCAAAGAGATCGCCAACAAGCTCAACCTCAGCATCAAGACCGTGGAGACCCACCGGGGCGAGTTGATGAACCGACTCAACATCCACGATATCGCCGGGCTCGTCCGGTACGCCATTCGTACCGGTCTCGTGACACCTGAATCGTAG
- a CDS encoding outer membrane beta-barrel protein: MQPRTLVTRFLARSAGCISLVLTIGSLLAALSAPVCFGAEPAPPAGAASPEVLERLENLEKKMDAPSLWKTLGFKISGFVDVAYTQNFNNPDSNLNQAHIFDTNANAFMPHLAQIMLERPADAGGSLLDRAGFRVRLNYGLDSRVIRARTNYQVGTSNDELDFQELYAEYIFPIGNGLKVQFGKMNTLIGYEVINSWENVNFSRSFMFGTGQAFTTTGLRFTYTFNPMVLASFGVVNGWDNVDDNNRGKTIEYLVALTPSEKFGISWYGSYGPEQANRNYGDTFTSPLPGTTTATGPTPTGGAVGDPSAKRFANGLIITMKPTDKDTVVLEPYYVNESNNPARAVNPSLPANARWNGVAGYLIHDFDERWSFRFRGEIYEDAGGSRLCTGTWNTGGGTNTCAGATNTTPAFPVAQTVWELTPTLQFKPVPPLITRVEFRYDKSNKNPFLYGSRATNHQETLSFEVMYVF, translated from the coding sequence ATGCAACCAAGGACGTTGGTGACACGCTTCCTCGCACGATCCGCTGGCTGTATCAGCCTCGTGCTGACGATCGGCAGCCTTCTTGCCGCACTGTCTGCGCCGGTGTGCTTCGGAGCGGAACCGGCGCCGCCGGCCGGCGCGGCATCTCCTGAGGTGCTCGAACGGCTTGAGAATCTGGAAAAGAAGATGGATGCGCCATCCCTCTGGAAGACGCTGGGGTTCAAGATCTCAGGGTTTGTGGATGTGGCGTATACTCAGAACTTCAACAATCCCGACAGCAACCTCAACCAAGCGCATATCTTCGACACGAATGCCAACGCCTTCATGCCGCATCTGGCCCAGATCATGCTGGAACGACCGGCGGATGCGGGCGGCAGTCTCCTTGACCGGGCCGGATTCCGCGTCAGGTTGAATTATGGCCTCGACTCGCGGGTGATCCGGGCGCGGACGAATTACCAAGTAGGGACCAGCAACGACGAGCTGGATTTTCAGGAACTCTACGCCGAATACATCTTCCCGATCGGCAACGGCCTCAAGGTGCAGTTCGGCAAGATGAATACACTCATCGGGTATGAGGTGATCAATAGCTGGGAAAATGTCAACTTTTCCCGCTCCTTCATGTTCGGAACGGGCCAAGCCTTCACGACGACCGGTCTTCGGTTCACCTACACGTTCAATCCCATGGTGTTGGCCTCGTTCGGGGTCGTCAACGGATGGGACAACGTGGATGACAACAACAGGGGGAAAACGATCGAGTACCTGGTGGCTTTGACGCCGAGCGAAAAATTCGGCATCAGTTGGTACGGCTCCTACGGGCCGGAACAGGCGAACCGGAACTACGGGGACACCTTTACCTCCCCGCTGCCGGGCACCACCACGGCGACCGGTCCTACTCCGACCGGCGGCGCGGTCGGGGACCCCTCCGCCAAGCGCTTTGCGAATGGACTCATCATCACGATGAAGCCGACGGACAAGGACACGGTCGTGCTGGAACCGTATTACGTCAACGAGTCGAACAATCCGGCGAGGGCGGTGAACCCCAGTCTTCCGGCGAATGCGCGTTGGAACGGGGTGGCCGGCTATCTGATTCACGACTTCGACGAGAGGTGGAGTTTCCGCTTCCGGGGAGAAATTTATGAAGACGCGGGGGGAAGCCGTCTATGCACCGGCACCTGGAACACCGGTGGAGGCACGAATACCTGCGCCGGAGCGACGAATACCACGCCCGCGTTCCCTGTGGCTCAGACGGTCTGGGAGCTCACGCCGACGCTGCAGTTCAAGCCGGTGCCGCCGCTCATCACGCGGGTCGAGTTCCGGTATGACAAGTCGAACAAGAACCCGTTCCTCTACGGCAGCAGAGCGACGAATCACCAGGAGACCCTCTCGTTCGAGGTCATGTACGTGTTCTGA
- a CDS encoding sensor histidine kinase: MDRTTLMVPAGTAGMIFFLDVFSSPTVAWWILYFFPFLSAFSLPHRMAPILFGTLATVLIVIGALLPGSPSPDWPELAGRGLTIAVLWGSIPLLRRLQDRHRTPSASPDLVHHEAQKRLRHLFGERVKELTALHRTVHLLQDSAKPIEEVLSQIVALLPPAWQYPEIALARITFGDLVFTTPSFVESPWKQTASWVTLDGVSGTIEVIYREARPPEVEGPFLAEERDLMNSLADSLSSYLNRRRAELALREAHERMQALSQQLMEVQESERRRLALDLHDEIGQALTVVKMNLQTMQRCQDTSDLAGLLKDSSTVIDQTLHHVRDLSLELRPSLLDDLGLVPAVRWYLNRQAQRAGWSVDVQMDESLSPSQDVAIACYRVIQEAITNIIRHANATRVTVSLQLHEGNLLLHIRDNGDGFETQKALADATNGRSMGLLGMQERIRFLNGTISIDSTPGHGTEVRALVPLSPASSTSQSEVST; the protein is encoded by the coding sequence ATGGATCGAACAACGCTCATGGTGCCGGCCGGAACGGCCGGTATGATCTTCTTCCTCGATGTCTTTTCGTCGCCCACCGTGGCCTGGTGGATTCTGTACTTTTTTCCCTTCCTGTCGGCGTTCTCGCTGCCGCACCGGATGGCGCCTATCCTCTTCGGAACCCTCGCAACGGTTCTGATTGTGATCGGAGCGCTCCTCCCCGGCTCTCCTTCCCCCGATTGGCCTGAGCTGGCCGGCCGCGGCTTAACGATTGCCGTCTTATGGGGGAGTATTCCCCTTCTCAGGCGGCTTCAAGACAGGCACCGGACGCCGTCGGCTTCACCGGACCTCGTCCATCATGAAGCACAGAAACGGCTTCGCCATTTGTTCGGCGAACGCGTGAAGGAACTGACCGCGCTCCATCGGACCGTTCACCTCCTGCAAGACAGCGCCAAACCGATTGAAGAGGTGTTGAGTCAGATCGTCGCGCTGCTGCCTCCCGCCTGGCAGTATCCCGAGATCGCCCTTGCCCGCATTACGTTCGGCGACCTGGTCTTTACCACTCCGAGCTTCGTCGAATCGCCGTGGAAGCAGACGGCCTCCTGGGTCACGCTGGACGGGGTGAGCGGAACGATCGAGGTGATCTATCGTGAAGCGAGACCGCCGGAAGTCGAAGGCCCGTTTCTCGCCGAGGAGCGCGACTTGATGAATTCATTGGCCGACAGCCTCTCCTCTTATCTCAATCGCCGTCGCGCGGAACTGGCCCTTCGCGAAGCCCATGAGCGCATGCAGGCCCTCTCCCAGCAACTGATGGAGGTTCAAGAGAGCGAGCGTCGCCGCCTCGCGCTCGATCTGCACGACGAGATCGGCCAAGCCCTCACCGTCGTGAAAATGAACCTGCAAACGATGCAACGCTGCCAGGACACCTCGGACCTCGCGGGTCTGCTGAAGGATAGCTCGACCGTCATCGACCAAACCCTGCACCATGTCCGCGATCTCTCGCTCGAGTTGCGCCCCTCACTGCTGGATGACCTTGGACTCGTGCCGGCCGTGCGCTGGTATCTGAATCGCCAAGCTCAGCGGGCCGGCTGGAGCGTCGACGTGCAGATGGACGAATCCCTTTCGCCGTCGCAAGATGTGGCCATCGCGTGCTACCGCGTCATCCAGGAAGCCATTACGAACATCATCCGCCATGCGAACGCAACCCGCGTCACGGTATCGCTACAGCTGCACGAGGGTAATCTCCTCCTCCACATCCGTGATAATGGGGACGGGTTCGAGACCCAGAAAGCGTTAGCCGACGCGACGAATGGCCGAAGCATGGGTTTGCTCGGGATGCAAGAACGCATTCGGTTTTTGAATGGAACCATCTCCATCGACTCCACCCCGGGACACGGGACCGAGGTCCGGGCGCTGGTTCCTTTATCACCTGCTTCATCAACTTCTCAGTCCGAGGTCTCGACCTAA
- a CDS encoding P-II family nitrogen regulator, producing the protein MKMIEAIIKPFKIDEVKDALQEIGIQGMTVTEIKGFGRQKGHKEAYRGTEYTIDFVPKVKIELAVADNQVQRVIEAIVRAAKTGSIGDGKIFVRDLSSVVRIRTGETGESAL; encoded by the coding sequence ATGAAAATGATTGAGGCGATTATCAAGCCCTTTAAGATCGATGAGGTTAAGGATGCCCTGCAGGAGATCGGGATTCAAGGCATGACGGTGACGGAAATCAAAGGGTTCGGCCGCCAGAAAGGGCATAAAGAAGCCTACCGAGGCACCGAGTACACCATCGACTTCGTTCCCAAAGTCAAGATCGAGCTGGCCGTAGCCGACAATCAGGTCCAACGCGTGATCGAGGCGATCGTACGGGCGGCGAAGACCGGGAGCATCGGTGACGGGAAAATCTTTGTGCGGGACCTCAGCTCGGTCGTTCGCATTCGCACGGGTGAAACAGGAGAAAGCGCGTTGTGA
- a CDS encoding PAS domain S-box protein, with protein sequence MYAVSKALQHKGWSLNFLAQLVLDAAVELSEAESGSLVMFDKCGPPPAQAFSVKMGEARRQAIEAVLIERGLLGKLDHGHHVLRLRDLTLQPDNGRTLLPRPSLYTFCGTAVKVHDGLFGRLYLVKEQGRAGEFTDLDAETIGTLAVNAGLAIHTSFLVNKVVTARSQHIGLLESTGEGIYGMDLEGRCTFINRAGAALLGYQPEDLIGRRIHELTRPSRQDGSSFSDETCALSHAYRTGQSCRVDDEILWTRDGSCFPAELSSSPLYEGGLLTGAVITFRDITERKRAEEMRVHLVDRLISAQEEERQRIARELHDETEQALASLLLGLRNVEELSTLDAIREHAAKLRQVAAQTLDELQRMVQGLRPALLDEMGLAAALQRLCTDFARAHGIRVELHVGHLAGLHLPPSVETALYRIVQEALTNIAKHAHATTASVLIQPTASSVRLVVEDDGCGFDPEAVRRTAAQNGSLGLYGMQERAKLFSGVLTVESAKEHGTTVYLDIPLSSGASP encoded by the coding sequence TTGTATGCGGTCAGTAAGGCTCTCCAGCACAAAGGATGGTCGCTCAACTTTCTTGCGCAACTGGTTCTGGACGCCGCCGTGGAGCTGTCTGAGGCGGAATCCGGCTCCCTTGTGATGTTCGACAAATGCGGACCGCCTCCAGCTCAGGCTTTCTCTGTGAAAATGGGTGAAGCACGGAGGCAGGCGATCGAGGCTGTGCTCATCGAACGAGGTCTCCTCGGCAAGCTCGACCACGGGCACCACGTGCTCCGCCTCAGAGATCTCACGCTTCAACCAGACAACGGTAGAACGCTCCTTCCTCGTCCGTCCCTGTATACCTTCTGCGGGACGGCGGTGAAGGTGCATGATGGACTCTTCGGCCGGCTCTATCTCGTCAAGGAACAGGGGCGGGCGGGCGAATTCACGGACCTGGATGCTGAGACGATCGGGACCCTGGCGGTCAATGCGGGGTTGGCTATTCACACCTCCTTCCTGGTCAATAAGGTCGTGACGGCCCGCTCGCAGCATATCGGGTTGCTGGAATCGACCGGTGAAGGAATCTACGGAATGGATCTCGAAGGACGGTGTACCTTTATCAACAGAGCCGGCGCGGCGTTATTGGGATATCAACCTGAAGACCTGATCGGCCGGCGCATCCACGAGTTGACCCGCCCCAGCCGGCAGGACGGCTCGTCTTTCTCCGACGAGACATGCGCGCTCTCTCATGCGTATCGGACCGGACAGTCGTGTCGCGTCGATGATGAAATCCTCTGGACTCGAGATGGAAGTTGCTTTCCTGCCGAGTTGTCCTCATCTCCGCTCTATGAAGGGGGGCTCCTCACCGGTGCAGTCATCACGTTCCGGGACATCACTGAGCGAAAGCGTGCGGAGGAAATGCGCGTCCATCTGGTCGACCGGCTGATCAGTGCCCAGGAGGAAGAGCGGCAGCGGATTGCGCGTGAATTGCACGACGAGACCGAGCAGGCCCTTGCCTCTCTCTTGCTCGGACTTCGAAACGTCGAGGAACTATCGACCCTGGATGCCATTCGTGAGCATGCGGCCAAGCTGCGACAGGTTGCCGCGCAGACGCTGGATGAACTCCAGCGCATGGTCCAGGGCCTCCGACCGGCGCTGCTGGATGAAATGGGATTGGCGGCGGCATTGCAGCGTCTCTGCACCGACTTCGCCCGAGCCCATGGGATTCGCGTGGAACTGCACGTGGGACATTTGGCCGGGCTCCACTTACCGCCGTCCGTTGAAACCGCACTCTACCGGATCGTGCAGGAAGCCCTGACCAACATCGCCAAACACGCCCACGCGACAACGGCAAGCGTCCTGATCCAGCCGACCGCCTCCTCGGTTCGGCTGGTGGTGGAAGACGACGGCTGCGGCTTCGATCCGGAGGCCGTCCGCCGGACCGCCGCACAGAACGGGTCTCTCGGATTGTACGGCATGCAAGAACGAGCGAAGCTGTTCAGCGGCGTCCTCACGGTCGAGTCGGCCAAAGAGCACGGGACGACGGTGTACCTGGACATTCCGCTCTCGTCCGGAGCCTCACCATGA